In the genome of Spirochaetia bacterium, one region contains:
- a CDS encoding phosphoribosyltransferase, with protein sequence MAKEFVQTDFIRDSALKLVDRMYREDGFIPDVIYASLRGGAYMANVMSEYYKMVRLREKGRPVFYAAVVARSYGYLRSQSKVIVDGWTYSPEHLRSGDKILIIDDIFDTGKTVNALAEIVMGKGIPREDVKIAVFDYKVFTHPEKAPLPIQPDYWCRKHVIEKPEDEVWIHYNCHEFIGLTSEEIDSQYKDSEVREILHRVRGDYD encoded by the coding sequence ATGGCAAAGGAATTTGTCCAGACGGATTTCATCAGAGACAGTGCACTCAAGCTTGTCGACAGGATGTATCGTGAGGATGGTTTTATTCCTGACGTAATTTATGCATCCTTGAGGGGCGGAGCCTACATGGCCAATGTGATGAGCGAATACTACAAGATGGTACGACTGAGAGAAAAAGGTCGGCCTGTATTCTATGCCGCCGTTGTGGCACGTTCCTATGGGTATCTGCGTAGCCAGAGCAAGGTCATCGTCGATGGTTGGACGTATTCACCCGAGCATCTGCGAAGCGGTGACAAGATCCTTATCATAGATGATATCTTCGATACCGGAAAGACGGTGAATGCCCTGGCTGAAATTGTAATGGGGAAAGGGATTCCCCGGGAAGATGTGAAAATTGCTGTCTTCGACTACAAGGTATTTACCCATCCGGAAAAGGCGCCGCTTCCTATCCAGCCGGACTACTGGTGCCGCAAGCATGTCATCGAAAAACCTGAAGATGAAGTATGGATCCACTACAACTGCCATGAGTTCATCGGGTTGACGAGTGAAGAGATTGACAGCCAGTACAAGGATTCCGAAGTGAGGGAAATCCTGCATCGCGTACGTGGTGATTACGATTGA
- the tpiA gene encoding triose-phosphate isomerase, which produces MVLNTIRDASFSGKKVLIRVDFNCPVKDGEVTDDTRIKAALPTVKYLLDDGAALVVMCHFGRPKGEKKPEFSVAPVCRRFSELLGKDVKLAPDVLGKATEDMVAALKPGEVMMLENVRFYSQETADDPEFAKKLASYGDVYVNDAFGTAHRAHASTEGVAHYLPSYAGFLIEKEVKYMAPLLSNPEKPFVAIIGGSKVSSKITVLESLVKTCDTIVIGGGMAYTFLKVQGHTIGGSLLESDYLDTARSFLEKAGEKGVKVILPVDHLCAAEFSETAKPVSVDSPDIPEGLIGMDIGPKTVVEICAALEDAKSVVWNGPMGVFEFEAFSKGTLEVAQALAKCKGTTVVGGGDSVAAINKFGLASKISHVSTGGGASLEFLEGKELPGIKALEKKMRRPYIAGNWKMNLTPSEGVKLAKALAEAAKGCNAKVMVAPNFVALPGVVEALKGSDIVVSAQNMNDHVSGAFTGEVSPEMLKDIGVNAVILGHSERRHIYGESDEFINRKVLLALQEGMDVDLCIGETLDEREGGKLEEVLTRQIEVGLKGVTAEQMKKVTLAYEPVWAIGTGKTATPEDADTAHAFVRSLVEKLFGKTVAEETIIQYGGSVKAANVKELMAKENIDGALVGGASLSLEKFLPIVCFDK; this is translated from the coding sequence ATGGTATTGAATACAATTAGAGATGCTTCTTTTTCCGGAAAGAAAGTTTTGATCCGAGTAGATTTCAATTGTCCTGTGAAGGATGGGGAAGTCACTGATGATACCCGCATCAAGGCAGCATTGCCTACCGTCAAGTATCTGCTTGATGATGGGGCAGCCCTTGTCGTCATGTGCCATTTCGGCAGACCGAAAGGAGAAAAGAAACCTGAGTTTTCCGTTGCTCCTGTCTGCAGGAGATTTTCCGAGTTGCTGGGCAAGGATGTCAAGCTGGCTCCGGATGTATTGGGCAAAGCAACGGAAGATATGGTTGCAGCCCTTAAGCCGGGTGAGGTGATGATGCTTGAGAATGTCAGGTTCTATAGCCAGGAAACGGCTGATGATCCTGAATTTGCAAAGAAACTTGCTTCCTATGGGGATGTCTATGTAAATGATGCATTCGGCACCGCACATAGGGCCCATGCTTCAACTGAAGGCGTTGCACACTATCTGCCAAGTTATGCAGGATTCCTTATTGAGAAGGAAGTCAAATATATGGCTCCGTTGCTTTCGAATCCTGAAAAGCCATTCGTTGCCATCATCGGCGGTTCCAAGGTTTCCAGCAAGATTACCGTACTTGAAAGCCTTGTGAAGACCTGTGATACCATCGTCATCGGCGGCGGCATGGCATATACGTTCCTCAAGGTACAGGGACATACCATCGGTGGTAGTTTGCTTGAGAGTGATTATCTTGATACTGCCAGAAGCTTCCTTGAGAAGGCCGGTGAAAAGGGCGTGAAAGTCATACTTCCTGTCGACCATCTCTGTGCTGCTGAATTCAGTGAAACTGCAAAGCCTGTCAGTGTTGACAGCCCTGATATCCCGGAAGGCCTTATCGGCATGGATATCGGACCGAAGACGGTTGTGGAAATCTGTGCAGCTTTGGAAGATGCAAAGAGCGTTGTCTGGAACGGCCCTATGGGTGTATTTGAATTTGAAGCATTCTCAAAGGGAACGCTTGAAGTTGCCCAGGCACTTGCAAAGTGCAAGGGAACGACTGTAGTCGGCGGCGGCGATTCTGTTGCAGCCATCAATAAGTTCGGCTTGGCTTCAAAGATCAGCCACGTTTCTACCGGTGGCGGAGCTTCACTTGAATTCTTGGAAGGCAAGGAATTGCCAGGTATCAAAGCCTTGGAGAAGAAGATGAGAAGACCATATATTGCAGGAAACTGGAAGATGAACCTGACCCCGAGTGAGGGTGTCAAGCTTGCAAAAGCTTTGGCTGAAGCTGCCAAGGGTTGCAATGCAAAAGTGATGGTTGCTCCCAATTTCGTGGCATTGCCGGGTGTCGTGGAAGCCTTGAAGGGCAGTGACATTGTTGTATCTGCACAGAACATGAATGATCATGTGTCCGGTGCATTTACTGGTGAAGTTTCGCCGGAAATGCTGAAGGATATCGGTGTAAATGCTGTTATCCTGGGACATAGTGAAAGACGCCATATCTATGGTGAGAGTGATGAATTCATCAACAGGAAAGTGCTGCTTGCATTGCAGGAAGGTATGGATGTTGATCTCTGCATCGGTGAAACCCTTGATGAAAGAGAAGGCGGTAAGCTGGAAGAAGTGCTGACCCGTCAGATTGAAGTAGGTCTGAAGGGTGTGACTGCTGAACAGATGAAGAAGGTTACCCTGGCATACGAACCAGTATGGGCTATCGGTACAGGAAAGACTGCCACACCTGAAGATGCTGACACTGCACATGCTTTTGTCAGGTCTCTTGTCGAAAAACTTTTTGGAAAAACGGTTGCAGAAGAGACAATTATACAGTATGGTGGTTCAGTGAAGGCTGCGAATGTCAAGGAACTGATGGCTAAGGAAAACATCGATGGCGCTTTGGTCGGCGGTGCTTCCCTTTCACTTGAAAAATTCCTTCCGATCGTCTGCTTTGACAAGTAA
- the map gene encoding type I methionyl aminopeptidase: MNIFPTEAGNLPSSFLEDFLTTACISVNDEIIHGIPSDKKIIKNGDLVSIDLGINLDGYFSDSARTFIVGGKGDPEDERLCKVTKECLALGCEAAGTRNARVHTIGKAVFDHADKNGFGVVREYCGHGVGLDVHEPPEIPNYVSILSPNPRLRPGMVIAIEPMINRGTADIIDDDPNGWTVRTADGLPAAHFEHTVVILSDGVEILTQI, translated from the coding sequence ATGAATATATTTCCAACAGAGGCTGGAAACCTGCCTTCAAGCTTTTTGGAGGATTTCCTGACCACTGCTTGTATCAGCGTCAATGATGAAATCATACATGGCATACCAAGCGACAAGAAAATCATAAAGAACGGTGATCTTGTTTCCATTGACCTGGGAATCAACCTTGACGGCTATTTTTCTGACAGTGCCAGGACATTTATCGTTGGCGGAAAGGGTGATCCCGAGGATGAACGCCTATGCAAGGTGACCAAGGAATGTCTTGCTCTTGGCTGTGAGGCGGCAGGAACAAGGAATGCACGTGTCCATACTATCGGAAAGGCTGTCTTTGACCATGCCGATAAGAATGGCTTCGGTGTGGTGCGGGAATATTGCGGACATGGGGTAGGCCTTGATGTCCATGAACCTCCTGAAATCCCGAATTACGTTTCTATCCTTTCTCCAAACCCAAGGCTTCGTCCTGGTATGGTGATTGCAATCGAACCGATGATAAACCGCGGTACTGCTGATATCATCGACGATGATCCCAACGGCTGGACGGTAAGGACTGCAGATGGTCTGCCAGCAGCGCATTTTGAACATACGGTCGTCATATTGAGCGATGGTGTGGAAATCTTGACACAAATATAG
- a CDS encoding peptidylprolyl isomerase, with protein sequence MNGLVRKCMLSFVLGVFALSGVFADAIGSGQPAAFISLYGEKTAIGMTELNQKVASYKAAASQNGGDASQFTQGNVLDIMINDQLVLIAAKHEGLEVTDSLKDNLYTSQFSSAVQQYKQQSGVTLTQEAFDKQVVSAYGSVDNFKTTLAQQYLLGQYLKKKQPDLMDSNVTVSDDDIKSFYRSNATQFVNPECAKVAQIFIPFDKDDSTQDADNKALMEKLHGEIESGDITFEKAVAQYSKDEGSVNNGGEIGWVTMDDTQNIKKLLGDTFFNACMETDVGKISDVITSTSGYHIIKVLSHVQAKFLKIDDPINPDSKTTVRDYISNYLKQQQAQKNYQLAINNVVTDLRKQATITKLV encoded by the coding sequence ATGAATGGTTTGGTAAGGAAATGTATGCTTTCCTTTGTCCTGGGAGTTTTTGCGCTTTCAGGGGTATTTGCTGATGCTATAGGAAGCGGGCAGCCTGCTGCATTTATCAGCCTATATGGGGAAAAGACTGCCATCGGTATGACTGAGCTCAATCAGAAGGTAGCAAGTTACAAAGCTGCTGCCAGCCAGAATGGCGGTGACGCGAGTCAGTTTACCCAGGGCAACGTCCTTGACATTATGATAAATGACCAGCTTGTCCTCATTGCTGCAAAGCATGAAGGTTTGGAAGTTACTGATTCGTTGAAGGATAATCTCTATACATCTCAGTTCTCTAGTGCTGTCCAGCAATATAAGCAGCAGTCCGGAGTGACACTTACGCAAGAAGCTTTTGACAAACAGGTTGTGTCGGCGTACGGTTCTGTTGACAATTTCAAGACGACACTTGCCCAGCAGTATCTATTGGGACAGTATCTCAAGAAAAAGCAACCGGATCTGATGGATTCGAACGTTACGGTAAGCGATGATGACATAAAGTCATTCTACAGGTCGAATGCAACTCAGTTCGTCAATCCTGAATGTGCAAAAGTCGCTCAGATATTCATTCCATTTGACAAAGATGATAGTACGCAGGATGCCGATAACAAGGCCCTGATGGAAAAGCTCCATGGTGAGATTGAGAGCGGAGACATTACGTTTGAAAAAGCCGTTGCACAGTACAGCAAGGATGAAGGTTCCGTCAACAATGGTGGAGAGATTGGCTGGGTAACGATGGACGATACCCAGAATATCAAGAAGCTTCTCGGTGATACGTTCTTCAATGCATGCATGGAAACTGATGTCGGCAAGATTTCCGATGTCATTACTTCCACAAGCGGCTATCACATCATCAAGGTACTTTCCCATGTACAGGCCAAGTTCCTGAAGATTGATGATCCGATAAATCCTGACAGCAAGACAACGGTCCGTGATTATATTTCCAATTATCTCAAGCAGCAGCAGGCTCAGAAGAATTACCAGCTGGCAATCAACAATGTGGTTACTGACCTGAGAAAACAAGCTACGATTACCAAGCTTGTCTAG
- the nusB gene encoding transcription antitermination factor NusB, with protein sequence MKTRHRARELVLQTLYAMDFNNELSVDKIPDTFAGINETENAELEEEVKVFASLMLRGTLEELDHIDALISEFSINRPIEKIDIVDRNILRLSVYSFLKTDIHPHIIIDEAVKLSQEFSTDVTYKFINGILDAMQKKLSDAKENK encoded by the coding sequence ATGAAGACACGACACAGGGCGCGTGAGCTGGTTTTGCAGACCCTATATGCAATGGATTTCAACAATGAATTGTCCGTCGACAAGATACCTGATACGTTTGCAGGTATCAACGAGACTGAAAATGCAGAGCTGGAGGAAGAGGTAAAGGTCTTTGCCTCCCTGATGCTGAGGGGCACCCTTGAGGAGCTTGATCATATCGATGCGCTGATAAGTGAATTTTCAATCAATCGTCCGATTGAGAAGATTGACATTGTCGATCGGAATATTCTCAGATTGAGCGTCTATTCATTTCTCAAAACTGACATACATCCCCATATCATCATTGATGAGGCTGTCAAACTTTCACAGGAATTCTCGACTGATGTGACCTATAAGTTCATAAATGGCATCTTGGATGCCATGCAGAAGAAATTGTCTGATGCAAAGGAAAACAAATGA
- the folD gene encoding bifunctional methylenetetrahydrofolate dehydrogenase/methenyltetrahydrofolate cyclohydrolase FolD — protein sequence MQILSGKEVAEARLERIAKECITFKEAYGKVPTLAVVLVGNDPASQSYVRSKHKACIRLGFGHRDYTLPAETKESDLLALVKELNEDPEVNGILVQLPLPKGMDEEKVIETIDPNKDVDGFHPQNVGKLLIGLDGFVSCTPNGVLAILDHYGIETCGKHAVIVGRSNIVGKPMAALLMQKGRDATVTVCNSKTYDLPSITRSADILIAAIGKPAFITAGMVKDGAVVIDVGINRVEDATRKRGYRLVGDVDYGPVSEKVSAITPVPGGVGLMTIAMLMENTMKSALMSVKGNKTV from the coding sequence GTGCAGATATTATCAGGAAAAGAGGTTGCCGAGGCACGGCTGGAAAGAATTGCCAAGGAATGTATAACATTCAAGGAAGCGTATGGGAAAGTACCGACTCTGGCTGTTGTCTTGGTAGGAAATGATCCTGCCAGCCAAAGTTATGTACGAAGCAAGCATAAAGCCTGTATCCGCCTTGGTTTCGGTCACCGTGACTATACGCTGCCAGCCGAAACGAAGGAAAGTGATCTCCTTGCCTTGGTAAAGGAACTCAACGAGGATCCAGAAGTCAACGGCATACTGGTACAGCTTCCCTTGCCGAAAGGAATGGACGAAGAAAAGGTCATAGAGACTATTGATCCCAACAAGGATGTCGATGGTTTCCATCCTCAGAACGTAGGCAAGTTGCTGATAGGGCTTGATGGATTTGTCTCCTGTACACCGAACGGTGTACTTGCCATACTTGACCACTATGGCATCGAAACCTGTGGCAAACATGCCGTCATTGTGGGGAGAAGCAACATAGTCGGCAAGCCTATGGCTGCCTTGCTCATGCAGAAAGGAAGGGATGCTACCGTTACGGTCTGCAATTCCAAGACATATGATTTGCCTTCTATTACCAGAAGTGCCGACATTCTCATTGCTGCCATCGGCAAACCTGCTTTTATTACAGCTGGCATGGTGAAAGATGGGGCTGTCGTCATCGATGTCGGTATCAACAGGGTCGAGGATGCAACAAGGAAACGTGGTTATCGCCTTGTCGGCGACGTAGATTATGGACCAGTCAGCGAAAAAGTTTCTGCCATTACTCCTGTTCCAGGAGGCGTGGGCCTGATGACCATAGCCATGCTTATGGAAAATACAATGAAAAGTGCTTTGATGAGCGTCAAGGGAAACAAGACTGTATGA
- the modB gene encoding molybdate ABC transporter permease subunit → MFDFSPLYISLRAAILSSVIVFIIGPIIARLCYRMQGRKATLVDTLLTLPLVLPPTVLGFFLLVLFGRNGPIGILLASTGRQQIIFSWKATVIAATVVSFPLMYRSARGAFEQIDDQLLWAGRTLGMPEWKLFIKVMVPEAWPGLIAGLALSFARSLGEFGATLMVAGNIPGRTQTMPMAIYFATAAGDMTEAWIWVGIIIGISCISLALTTHFNSRRKG, encoded by the coding sequence ATGTTTGATTTTTCTCCCCTGTATATCTCTTTGAGAGCTGCAATACTCTCAAGTGTAATTGTGTTCATCATCGGCCCTATCATCGCCAGGTTATGCTATAGGATGCAGGGGAGGAAAGCAACGTTGGTTGATACGTTGCTTACTCTTCCATTGGTACTTCCTCCGACGGTGCTGGGATTCTTTCTCTTGGTACTGTTCGGACGGAACGGACCGATCGGGATACTTCTTGCCTCGACAGGAAGGCAGCAGATTATCTTTTCATGGAAAGCAACTGTCATTGCAGCGACTGTTGTTTCCTTCCCGCTTATGTACCGTTCTGCCCGTGGCGCCTTTGAACAGATAGATGATCAACTGCTATGGGCTGGTCGGACGCTTGGCATGCCGGAGTGGAAGTTGTTTATCAAGGTGATGGTTCCTGAAGCCTGGCCCGGGTTGATTGCCGGTCTGGCTCTTAGTTTTGCCAGAAGCCTCGGTGAATTCGGTGCGACCTTGATGGTAGCAGGCAACATCCCAGGACGGACACAGACGATGCCGATGGCAATCTATTTTGCCACGGCTGCCGGTGATATGACTGAAGCATGGATCTGGGTAGGCATCATCATAGGCATTTCCTGCATTTCATTGGCACTGACGACTCATTTCAATAGCAGGAGGAAAGGATGA
- the modA gene encoding molybdate ABC transporter substrate-binding protein encodes MKKKMCVIGMLLGLVCLTAGFAQGATEEKTELLVSCAASLTDCMNELKSTYMEKNPQVTITCNYGSSGALQQQIEQGAPADMFFSAGLKQMTALQDKKLMDDSTVKHILENNVVLIVPENGKKLKSFDDLKAASVEKVGIGDPKSVPAGQYAAQVFTNLGLDDALKGKLVLAKDVREVLSWVETGNVDAGVVYSTDAQLSKKVVVCAVAPQDSHKRIIYPVGLTKDCKAPEAAKAYEDFLFTDEAAKIFAKYGFSVL; translated from the coding sequence ATGAAGAAAAAAATGTGTGTCATCGGAATGCTGTTGGGATTGGTATGTCTGACAGCTGGTTTTGCCCAAGGGGCAACCGAAGAAAAGACAGAATTGCTGGTCAGTTGCGCAGCAAGCCTGACAGATTGTATGAATGAGCTGAAATCTACCTATATGGAAAAGAATCCACAGGTTACCATTACTTGCAACTATGGCTCTTCAGGAGCACTTCAGCAGCAGATTGAGCAGGGCGCACCTGCTGATATGTTCTTTTCTGCTGGTCTCAAGCAGATGACAGCCCTTCAGGACAAAAAACTGATGGATGATTCGACGGTCAAGCATATACTTGAAAACAATGTCGTGCTCATCGTTCCTGAAAATGGTAAAAAATTGAAAAGCTTTGATGACTTGAAGGCTGCCTCGGTCGAAAAAGTCGGCATAGGAGATCCGAAATCAGTGCCGGCCGGACAGTATGCTGCCCAGGTATTTACCAACCTTGGCTTGGATGATGCCCTCAAAGGGAAGCTTGTACTGGCAAAGGATGTCAGGGAAGTGCTCTCTTGGGTTGAGACCGGCAATGTCGATGCAGGTGTAGTCTATTCTACTGATGCACAGCTGAGCAAGAAGGTTGTCGTATGTGCAGTAGCCCCGCAGGACAGCCATAAGCGGATCATCTATCCTGTCGGATTGACAAAGGATTGCAAGGCACCCGAAGCAGCCAAGGCGTATGAAGATTTCCTCTTCACTGACGAAGCTGCAAAGATCTTTGCAAAATACGGTTTCTCCGTACTGTAA
- the gap gene encoding type I glyceraldehyde-3-phosphate dehydrogenase — translation MKIAINGFGRIGRNVFKIASKDPAIEIVGINDLTDPKTLAHLLKYDSTYGVYDHDVTYGEDYISVDGKKITIYKERDPKVLPWGKLGVDVVIESTGVFRTAEGPRGGYKDHLKAGAKKVILTVPAKDEIDQTIVCGVNDNEIDLKNTAFSNASCTTNCLAPISKVILDNFGIVRGLMTTVHSYTNDQVMLDQPKADLRRARSGAVSIIPTTTGAAKAIGKVIPSLAGKMNGLAMRVPTPTGSIVDLTFETEKDCTVEELNAAFKKASEEGPMKGILAYTEDPIVSHDIVGNNHSSIVDGLSTMKMGPKFFKVLSWYDNEMGYSTRVVDLARKIGK, via the coding sequence ATGAAGATTGCAATTAACGGTTTTGGTAGAATTGGACGCAACGTATTCAAGATTGCTTCCAAGGATCCTGCTATTGAAATTGTCGGTATCAATGATTTGACCGACCCGAAGACTCTGGCTCATCTGCTCAAATATGATTCGACCTATGGTGTATACGACCATGACGTCACCTATGGTGAAGATTACATTTCCGTAGACGGCAAGAAGATTACGATCTACAAGGAAAGAGATCCGAAAGTTCTGCCATGGGGTAAGCTTGGTGTTGATGTCGTCATTGAATCCACCGGTGTCTTCAGAACTGCTGAAGGTCCCCGCGGTGGCTACAAGGATCATCTCAAGGCTGGTGCAAAGAAGGTTATCCTCACTGTTCCTGCAAAAGATGAAATTGACCAGACCATCGTCTGCGGCGTAAATGACAATGAAATTGATCTGAAGAACACTGCTTTCTCCAATGCATCATGCACGACCAACTGCTTGGCTCCTATTTCAAAGGTCATCCTTGACAACTTCGGTATTGTCCGTGGCCTTATGACGACCGTACATTCCTATACCAATGACCAGGTCATGCTTGACCAGCCGAAGGCTGATCTCCGCCGTGCACGTTCCGGCGCTGTGTCCATCATCCCGACTACCACCGGTGCTGCCAAGGCTATCGGCAAGGTCATTCCTTCTCTTGCTGGCAAGATGAACGGTCTGGCAATGCGCGTACCTACTCCTACCGGGTCAATCGTAGACCTTACCTTCGAAACCGAGAAGGACTGCACTGTCGAAGAGCTGAACGCAGCTTTCAAGAAGGCTTCTGAAGAAGGCCCGATGAAAGGCATCTTGGCTTACACTGAAGATCCGATTGTTTCCCATGATATCGTCGGCAACAACCACTCTTCCATCGTTGATGGACTTTCGACCATGAAGATGGGGCCCAAGTTCTTCAAGGTACTGAGCTGGTACGACAACGAAATGGGTTATTCCACTCGTGTAGTTGATTTGGCTCGCAAGATCGGCAAATAA
- a CDS encoding ATP-binding cassette domain-containing protein, with protein sequence MNLDVAVKLSLSSDGQIPFVLSSSIQVDDGEIVGLLGPSGSGKSMTLKCIAGIVKPDAGHVTIGHKVLFDSKKEINLPCRDRRVGYLFQSYALFPHMTVMGNLMCSIARDKGESSKQWKLRATETAEHYLELLHIDQLKKRYPRQLSGGQQQRVALARLFASSPEVILLDEPFSALDTELKDAIADELKETLLAAACPVIFVSHNDAEVKLFCSRTIRISDGKTSLGYSLKSMPSTDA encoded by the coding sequence ATGAACCTAGATGTGGCGGTCAAGCTGAGCCTGTCTTCAGATGGGCAGATACCTTTTGTACTTTCTTCCAGCATCCAGGTAGATGATGGAGAGATCGTGGGATTGCTTGGGCCTTCCGGAAGCGGAAAGAGCATGACACTCAAATGCATAGCGGGAATAGTAAAACCGGATGCAGGTCATGTGACCATCGGGCATAAGGTCCTGTTCGACAGTAAGAAGGAAATAAACCTTCCCTGTCGTGACCGACGGGTAGGCTATCTGTTCCAATCCTATGCGCTCTTTCCTCATATGACTGTCATGGGCAATCTTATGTGCAGTATCGCACGTGACAAAGGCGAATCAAGCAAGCAGTGGAAGCTTCGGGCAACCGAGACCGCGGAACATTATCTGGAACTGCTTCATATCGATCAATTGAAAAAGCGTTATCCAAGGCAGTTGTCAGGTGGACAGCAGCAACGCGTAGCTCTTGCCAGGCTGTTTGCTTCCAGTCCTGAGGTAATTCTTCTGGATGAACCTTTTTCAGCTTTGGATACAGAACTGAAGGATGCCATTGCAGACGAGCTGAAAGAAACATTGCTTGCTGCTGCATGCCCTGTCATCTTTGTGTCTCATAACGATGCCGAAGTAAAACTTTTTTGTTCCCGTACAATTAGAATATCGGACGGAAAGACAAGCCTAGGTTATTCGCTGAAATCAATGCCTTCTACTGATGCATAG
- the secG gene encoding preprotein translocase subunit SecG: protein MGVFSTILLVLFIIIGFLVIFIVAIQDEESDGLSAFGSSAQSTFGSHTSSVVTKATAVLGAAFMIVALCIAMVNSTSSKDTLLNSVETQQVQQSQTWWVDSSAK from the coding sequence ATGGGTGTGTTTAGTACGATTCTTTTGGTGCTTTTTATCATCATTGGTTTTCTGGTGATTTTTATCGTTGCAATCCAGGATGAAGAGAGTGATGGCTTGAGTGCCTTCGGCAGTTCTGCACAGTCAACTTTCGGTTCTCATACAAGCAGTGTCGTGACTAAGGCGACGGCTGTTCTGGGTGCGGCATTCATGATTGTGGCCTTGTGCATTGCTATGGTGAATTCTACCTCGTCCAAGGACACCCTGCTCAATTCCGTTGAGACACAGCAGGTGCAGCAGAGTCAGACTTGGTGGGTTGATTCTTCCGCCAAATAA
- a CDS encoding patatin family protein, translating into MDIYDAILILEGGSMRGVFTAGVLDYLMEQNIWIQKLIGVSAGSCNAIDYVSRQIGRSRDCMIIPDKKEQYIHPLGMFSKKGLMDMEMLFDAYPNRLHPFDYATYQDSDIEMEVVMTNCLTGKAVYHRMKSIEGEDTMALCKASCSMPVICDPVVIDGVPYLDGGVGDSIPLAHAMEAYPDCKPIVILTRQADYRKEPDSKLTVKAMKRKLKDYPQLLNCLLDRPRVYNEEIEFVDSMEKEGKCFVMRPELTPVGQMERDIDVLTAFYQHGHELMERDLKNLLEFLKN; encoded by the coding sequence ATGGACATATATGACGCAATCTTGATTCTTGAGGGAGGTTCGATGCGGGGGGTATTCACCGCCGGCGTCCTTGATTACCTCATGGAACAGAATATCTGGATCCAAAAGCTTATCGGAGTTTCCGCAGGTAGCTGCAATGCCATTGACTATGTGTCAAGACAAATCGGCAGATCCCGGGACTGCATGATCATACCGGACAAGAAAGAGCAATACATCCATCCTCTCGGTATGTTTTCAAAGAAAGGTCTGATGGATATGGAAATGCTTTTTGATGCATATCCGAACCGCCTGCATCCCTTTGATTATGCGACCTATCAAGATTCGGATATTGAAATGGAGGTTGTCATGACCAATTGCCTGACAGGGAAGGCTGTTTATCACAGGATGAAAAGCATAGAAGGGGAAGACACGATGGCTCTTTGCAAGGCTTCCTGCAGTATGCCGGTCATATGTGATCCTGTCGTCATTGACGGTGTACCGTACTTGGACGGAGGTGTAGGCGATTCTATTCCTCTTGCACATGCCATGGAAGCATATCCGGATTGCAAGCCGATTGTCATATTGACAAGGCAAGCCGATTACAGGAAAGAGCCTGATTCAAAGCTGACAGTCAAGGCGATGAAAAGAAAACTTAAGGATTATCCACAGCTATTGAATTGCCTTCTTGACCGTCCTCGGGTCTACAATGAAGAAATTGAATTTGTTGACAGTATGGAAAAAGAGGGAAAATGCTTTGTCATGCGTCCTGAACTGACTCCTGTGGGACAGATGGAGCGTGACATTGACGTGCTGACAGCGTTCTATCAGCATGGACATGAACTTATGGAACGTGATTTGAAAAACCTGTTGGAATTTTTAAAAAATTAG